CCCCCGGTCTGCTCCAGGAGGGTCCGACGATAGGGCGGGGCCATCTCCCACTGGGCCGAAGGCCCGGGGAGCGGCCGGGCCAGCGCCTCCCGAAGCCGCTGGATCATCGCTTCCGGTGTCAGCTCCGTGTGGATGGAGGAGTTCATGAGCGCGCCCCCCAGGCCATGGCTTCTTCTAACAGCGCGATCACCTCCTCGTCGGAGACCTGCTCGAACTGCTCGTAGAAGGCCCCGACGGCCCAGAACAGGGCAGGGGTGTAAAGCACCACCACCGTGTCGGCTTCCGCTTCCACCCGGGGGAGCATCTCCGGCGGCGCCACCGGGGCGGCGGCGATCCGCCGCTTCGCGCCCCGATGGCGCAGCGAGCGCAGGCTCACCCGCATCGTCGCCCCCGTGGCGATCCCATCGTCCACCACCACCACGGTTCGCCCTTCCACCGGAACCGGCGGGCGGAGCCCGCGAAAGCGGACAGCCCGTCGCCGCAGCTCCTCCTGCTGGCGGCGGGTCTCTTCCTCTATGTAAGCGGGGGGGATCTCCAGCTCCGCGACCGCGAGGGGATCGATCCAGAGGGTTCCATCCTCGGCCACCGCCCCGATGGCCAGCTCGGGGTTGCCCGGGGCGCCCAGCTTGTGGGCCAGCACTACATCCAGGGGAGCTTCCAGCGCCCGGGCAACCTCGTAGGCCACCACCACGCCCCCCCGGGGGATCCCCAGCACCACCACCTGTCCGGCCCGGGCCTCCGGCTCCAGGTCCCGCAACGCCTCCGCCAGCCGCTGTCCAGCCTCCCGCCGATCCCGGAACCGCATGGATGCCTCCATACCTGCACAACTGCCAAGTCGATCTTAACGCAGATCCCGATGGGAGGGGTTCCCCCTCCCGAGGAACCGGGAAGGCGGGAGGCCGGCGAAGCCGGTTCATCCCTCCGGGCGGATCCGGGCGATGGAGGCCAGCCGA
Above is a genomic segment from Thermoflexus hugenholtzii JAD2 containing:
- a CDS encoding phosphoribosyltransferase; this encodes MRFRDRREAGQRLAEALRDLEPEARAGQVVVLGIPRGGVVVAYEVARALEAPLDVVLAHKLGAPGNPELAIGAVAEDGTLWIDPLAVAELEIPPAYIEEETRRQQEELRRRAVRFRGLRPPVPVEGRTVVVVDDGIATGATMRVSLRSLRHRGAKRRIAAAPVAPPEMLPRVEAEADTVVVLYTPALFWAVGAFYEQFEQVSDEEVIALLEEAMAWGARS